A window from Dunckerocampus dactyliophorus isolate RoL2022-P2 chromosome 15, RoL_Ddac_1.1, whole genome shotgun sequence encodes these proteins:
- the LOC129168229 gene encoding retinal guanylyl cyclase 2-like isoform X2 produces the protein MPTAAANLALSRLRSDSSLSRGYWYDVKLLDEDCSTSKALSELGDMEGYGHAYIGPFNPMLCHAASLLAQHWEVGLASPGCLDADWPNLPPITPPSRVLFSVLRFFHWAHVGVISAPVDIWRSTGQEVASALRALGLPIGPVVAMETKNRDGAQHALEAIRQADKVKVVILCMSSVLVGGEDQRKLLLAALDMGMVSDGYVFIPYDALLYTLPYQDMVFPQLTNSTQLRHAYSSVLTVTMASDQNFYQAFRQAQMNREIRSAVAATEVSPLFGTIFNMVYFVAKAVEERRQAGGGRWVTGDQLVQSDGGFDYQGFNQVLHGGRDGSGLQATYVVLDSDGARLVPTHTLAPTHTDGSISHVRQLSRSFVFPGGKPPSAASCWFNPDEACGDTDTVMAAFVFIFICLLIGVFFWIRKRRMAETMTKLILTLDDIVFIDTQVSRKKLNDESIMRSLLEIKTPFRSIARSYILTTPESSNIGILEGDWVWLKKIPGGRTIAAVNQNTRKLFSNLREMRHENLNLYLGMFVDSGIFALVVEHCPRGSLADLLADSEMRLDWMFKSSLLMDLIKGMKHLHLRGLSHGRLKSTNCLVDGRFVLKISDYGLHMILHSERLKLPEDSQDLLWTAPELLRCPVRGGSKAGDVYSFSIIIQEVISRTPPYAMMDMPAEEILERLMQPPPLCRPIVSVDEAPAECLNLMNECWNEDHAKRPSFDDIFKQFRGINRGKRANIIDSMLRMLEQYSSNLEDLIRERTDELEVERNKTEKLIGQLLPKSVAQALKKGKPVRPEHYADCTLYFSDIVGFTTISALSEPIEVVDLLNDLYTMFDAIIASHDVYKVETIGDAYMVASGVPNRNGNRHAAEVSNMSLDILHSIGAFKIKHMPEIKVKIRIGLHSGPVVAGVVGLTMPRYCLFGDTVTTASLMESSGLPYRIHISLSTVKVLTSLKLGYHMEIRKAQVKGSEDTYWLVGRDDFNKPLPIPPDLMGGASNHGISLDEIPVERRQKFLDRQKKMKK, from the exons ATGCCAACGGCAGCAGCTAACTTGGCACTGTCAAGGTTACGGAGTGACAGCAGTCTGAGCAGAGGCTATTGGTATGATGTCAAACTGCTGGATGAGGACTGTTCCACTTCCAAAG CTTTGTCAGAACTTGGTGACATGGAAGGTTACGGCCACGCCTACATTGGACCCTTTAATCCCATGCTTTGTCATGCTGCCTCTTTATTGGCTCAACACTGGGAGGTGGGGCTTGCATCGCCCGGCTGCCTGGATGCTGACTGGCCAAACCTCCCGCCTATCACGCCACCAAGCAGAGTTCTGTTCAGTGTTCTCAGGTTCTTTCACTGGGCACATGTTGGCGTCATTTCAG CTCCGGTCGACATTTGGAGGAGCACCGGACAAGAAGTGGCCTCTGCTCTCAGGGCGCTTGGCTTACCCATTGGTCCggttgttgccatggaaaccaaGAACAGAGACGGAGCTCAGCATGCACTTGAAGCAATCAGACAGGCAgacaaggtcaaag tggtgATATTGTGCATGAGCTCTGTTCTTGTTGGTGGGGAGGATCAGAGAAAGCTCCTTTTGGCTGCACTGGACATGGGGATGGTCTCAGATGGTTACGTCTTCATTCCATACGACGCCCTCCTCTATACTCTGCCCTACCAG GACATGGTGTTCCCCCAACTGACCAATAGCACGCAACTTCGTCATGCCTACAGTTCCGTTCTGACCGTCACCATGGCATCTGATCAGAATTTCTACCAAGCTTTTCGTCAGGCTCAAATGAACCGAGAGATCAGATCTGCGGTGGCAGCaacagag GTGTCTCCACTCTTTGGGACCATCTTCAACATGGTTTACTTCGTTGCTAAGGCTGTAGAGGAGCGTCGTCAGGCAGGCGGGGGACGTTGGGTGACAGGTGACCAATTGGTCCAATCAGATGGAGGCTTTGACTACCAGGGTTTTAATCAG GTGTTGCATGGCGGTAGAGACGGCAGTGGTTTGCAGGCCACATACGTGGTGTTGGACAGTGATGGGGCTCGACTCGTGCCGACACACACGCTCGCTCCAACACATACTGACGGATCTATTAGCCACGTGAGACAGCTGAGTCGCTCCTTCGTCTTCCCGGGAGGAAAACCCCCGAGTGCCGCTTCCTGTTGGTTCAACCCTGATGAGGCTTGTGGAG ACACAGATACTGTGATGGCCGCCTTTGTCTTCATATTCATCTGCCTTCTGATTGGAGTTTTCTTTTGGATCAG GAAGCGCAGGATGGCGGAGACCATGACAAAACTCATTCTGACGTTGGATGACATCGTCTTCATCGACACTCAAGTCAGCAGGAAG AAGCTGAACGACGAGTCAATCATGAGGAGTCTTCTTGAAATTAAAACTCCATTCCGCTCGATTGCCAGAAGCTATATATTGACAACACCCGAGAGCTCAAATATTGGAATACTGGAG GGTGACTGGGTTTGGCTGAAGAAGATCCCAGGAGGAAGGACAATTGCAGCCGTCAATCAAAACACACGGAAACTCTTCAGCAAC TTAAGAGAAATGCGACATGAAAATTTGAACCTCTACTTGGGAATGTTTGTGGACTCGGGGATCTTTGCTCTCGTGGTTGAACACTGCCCTCGTGGCAGCCTGGCAGACCTTTTAGCTGATAGCGAGATGAGGTTGGACTGGATGTTCAAGTCGTCTCTATTGATGGACCTCATCAAG GGGATGAAGCATCTCCATCTACGGGGTTTAAGTCATGGTCGACTGAAGTCCACAAACTGTCTGGTTGATGGACGCTTTGTTCTGAAGATCAGTGATTATGGACTTCACATGATCCTTCACTCAGAGAGACTCAAACTTCCTGAGGACTCGCAAG ACCTGCTGTGGACTGCTCCTGAGCTTTTGAGGTGTCCAGTCAGAGGAGGGTCGAAGGCTGGGGATGTGTACAGTTTCTCCATCATCATACAGGAAGTGATATCACGAACGCCACCCTATGCTATGATGGACATGCCTGCTGAGG AAATCTTGGAGAGGCTGATGCAGCCACCTCCCCTTTGCCGACCGATTGTTTCGGTGGATGAAGCTCCAGCCGAATGTCTCAATCTGATGAATGAATGTTGGAATGAAGATCATGCCAAGAGGCCGAGCTTCGACGACATTTTCAAACAG TTTCGAGGCATCAACAGAGGGAAGAGAGCAAACATTATTGACTCCATGTTACGAATGTTGGAGCAATATAGTTCGAACCTGGAAGATCTCATCCGTGAAAGAACTGATGAACTTGAGGTGGAGAGAAACAAGACAGAGAAGCTCATAGGACAACTGCTTCCAAA GTCCGTGGCTCAGGCTCTTAAGAAAGGGAAGCCAGTTCGACCGGAACATTACGCCGATTGCACTCTTTACTTCAGCGACATTGTTGGATTCACAACCATCTCTGCTCTCAGTGAACCCATTGAG GTCGTGGACCTGCTGAATGACCTTTACACCATGTTTGATGCCATCATTGCTTCTCATGATGTCTACAAG GTCGAAACAATTGGTGATGCTTACATGGTGGCGTCCGGCGTTCCCAACAGGAATGGAAATCGGCATGCAGCTGAAGTGTCCAACATGTCGCTGGATATCCTGCACTCCATTGGAGCGTTCAAGATCAAACACATGCCGGAAATTAAAGTGAAGATACGAATAGGACTTCACtctg GTCCAGTTGTGGCAGGTGTGGTGGGTCTCACGATGCCCAGGTACTGTCTGTTTGGAGACACTGTGACCACAGCTTCTCTTATGGAATCCAGCGGACTTC CCTACAGAATCCACATCAGTCTGAGTACAGTGAAGGTTCTGACGAGTCTCAAACTGGGTTACCACATGGAGATCAGAAAAGCTCAG GTGAAAGGTTCAGAGGACACCTACTGGCTGGTGGGGAGAGACGACTTCAATAAACCTCTACCCATCCCTCCAGACCTCATGGGCGG GGCCAGCAACCATGGTATCAGCCTTGATGAAATCCCAGTTGAAAGAAGACAGAAGTTTCTGGACAGacagaagaaaatgaagaaatag
- the LOC129168229 gene encoding retinal guanylyl cyclase 2-like isoform X3, giving the protein MKVGDEAPVDIWRSTGQEVASALRALGLPIGPVVAMETKNRDGAQHALEAIRQADKVKVVILCMSSVLVGGEDQRKLLLAALDMGMVSDGYVFIPYDALLYTLPYQDMVFPQLTNSTQLRHAYSSVLTVTMASDQNFYQAFRQAQMNREIRSAVAATEVSPLFGTIFNMVYFVAKAVEERRQAGGGRWVTGDQLVQSDGGFDYQGFNQVLHGGRDGSGLQATYVVLDSDGARLVPTHTLAPTHTDGSISHVRQLSRSFVFPGGKPPSAASCWFNPDEACGDTDTVMAAFVFIFICLLIGVFFWIRKRRMAETMTKLILTLDDIVFIDTQVSRKKLNDESIMRSLLEIKTPFRSIARSYILTTPESSNIGILEGDWVWLKKIPGGRTIAAVNQNTRKLFSNLREMRHENLNLYLGMFVDSGIFALVVEHCPRGSLADLLADSEMRLDWMFKSSLLMDLIKGMKHLHLRGLSHGRLKSTNCLVDGRFVLKISDYGLHMILHSERLKLPEDSQDLLWTAPELLRCPVRGGSKAGDVYSFSIIIQEVISRTPPYAMMDMPAEEILERLMQPPPLCRPIVSVDEAPAECLNLMNECWNEDHAKRPSFDDIFKQFRGINRGKRANIIDSMLRMLEQYSSNLEDLIRERTDELEVERNKTEKLIGQLLPKSVAQALKKGKPVRPEHYADCTLYFSDIVGFTTISALSEPIEVVDLLNDLYTMFDAIIASHDVYKVETIGDAYMVASGVPNRNGNRHAAEVSNMSLDILHSIGAFKIKHMPEIKVKIRIGLHSGPVVAGVVGLTMPRYCLFGDTVTTASLMESSGLPYRIHISLSTVKVLTSLKLGYHMEIRKAQVKGSEDTYWLVGRDDFNKPLPIPPDLMGGASNHGISLDEIPVERRQKFLDRQKKMKK; this is encoded by the exons ATGAAGGTCGGAGACGAAG CTCCGGTCGACATTTGGAGGAGCACCGGACAAGAAGTGGCCTCTGCTCTCAGGGCGCTTGGCTTACCCATTGGTCCggttgttgccatggaaaccaaGAACAGAGACGGAGCTCAGCATGCACTTGAAGCAATCAGACAGGCAgacaaggtcaaag tggtgATATTGTGCATGAGCTCTGTTCTTGTTGGTGGGGAGGATCAGAGAAAGCTCCTTTTGGCTGCACTGGACATGGGGATGGTCTCAGATGGTTACGTCTTCATTCCATACGACGCCCTCCTCTATACTCTGCCCTACCAG GACATGGTGTTCCCCCAACTGACCAATAGCACGCAACTTCGTCATGCCTACAGTTCCGTTCTGACCGTCACCATGGCATCTGATCAGAATTTCTACCAAGCTTTTCGTCAGGCTCAAATGAACCGAGAGATCAGATCTGCGGTGGCAGCaacagag GTGTCTCCACTCTTTGGGACCATCTTCAACATGGTTTACTTCGTTGCTAAGGCTGTAGAGGAGCGTCGTCAGGCAGGCGGGGGACGTTGGGTGACAGGTGACCAATTGGTCCAATCAGATGGAGGCTTTGACTACCAGGGTTTTAATCAG GTGTTGCATGGCGGTAGAGACGGCAGTGGTTTGCAGGCCACATACGTGGTGTTGGACAGTGATGGGGCTCGACTCGTGCCGACACACACGCTCGCTCCAACACATACTGACGGATCTATTAGCCACGTGAGACAGCTGAGTCGCTCCTTCGTCTTCCCGGGAGGAAAACCCCCGAGTGCCGCTTCCTGTTGGTTCAACCCTGATGAGGCTTGTGGAG ACACAGATACTGTGATGGCCGCCTTTGTCTTCATATTCATCTGCCTTCTGATTGGAGTTTTCTTTTGGATCAG GAAGCGCAGGATGGCGGAGACCATGACAAAACTCATTCTGACGTTGGATGACATCGTCTTCATCGACACTCAAGTCAGCAGGAAG AAGCTGAACGACGAGTCAATCATGAGGAGTCTTCTTGAAATTAAAACTCCATTCCGCTCGATTGCCAGAAGCTATATATTGACAACACCCGAGAGCTCAAATATTGGAATACTGGAG GGTGACTGGGTTTGGCTGAAGAAGATCCCAGGAGGAAGGACAATTGCAGCCGTCAATCAAAACACACGGAAACTCTTCAGCAAC TTAAGAGAAATGCGACATGAAAATTTGAACCTCTACTTGGGAATGTTTGTGGACTCGGGGATCTTTGCTCTCGTGGTTGAACACTGCCCTCGTGGCAGCCTGGCAGACCTTTTAGCTGATAGCGAGATGAGGTTGGACTGGATGTTCAAGTCGTCTCTATTGATGGACCTCATCAAG GGGATGAAGCATCTCCATCTACGGGGTTTAAGTCATGGTCGACTGAAGTCCACAAACTGTCTGGTTGATGGACGCTTTGTTCTGAAGATCAGTGATTATGGACTTCACATGATCCTTCACTCAGAGAGACTCAAACTTCCTGAGGACTCGCAAG ACCTGCTGTGGACTGCTCCTGAGCTTTTGAGGTGTCCAGTCAGAGGAGGGTCGAAGGCTGGGGATGTGTACAGTTTCTCCATCATCATACAGGAAGTGATATCACGAACGCCACCCTATGCTATGATGGACATGCCTGCTGAGG AAATCTTGGAGAGGCTGATGCAGCCACCTCCCCTTTGCCGACCGATTGTTTCGGTGGATGAAGCTCCAGCCGAATGTCTCAATCTGATGAATGAATGTTGGAATGAAGATCATGCCAAGAGGCCGAGCTTCGACGACATTTTCAAACAG TTTCGAGGCATCAACAGAGGGAAGAGAGCAAACATTATTGACTCCATGTTACGAATGTTGGAGCAATATAGTTCGAACCTGGAAGATCTCATCCGTGAAAGAACTGATGAACTTGAGGTGGAGAGAAACAAGACAGAGAAGCTCATAGGACAACTGCTTCCAAA GTCCGTGGCTCAGGCTCTTAAGAAAGGGAAGCCAGTTCGACCGGAACATTACGCCGATTGCACTCTTTACTTCAGCGACATTGTTGGATTCACAACCATCTCTGCTCTCAGTGAACCCATTGAG GTCGTGGACCTGCTGAATGACCTTTACACCATGTTTGATGCCATCATTGCTTCTCATGATGTCTACAAG GTCGAAACAATTGGTGATGCTTACATGGTGGCGTCCGGCGTTCCCAACAGGAATGGAAATCGGCATGCAGCTGAAGTGTCCAACATGTCGCTGGATATCCTGCACTCCATTGGAGCGTTCAAGATCAAACACATGCCGGAAATTAAAGTGAAGATACGAATAGGACTTCACtctg GTCCAGTTGTGGCAGGTGTGGTGGGTCTCACGATGCCCAGGTACTGTCTGTTTGGAGACACTGTGACCACAGCTTCTCTTATGGAATCCAGCGGACTTC CCTACAGAATCCACATCAGTCTGAGTACAGTGAAGGTTCTGACGAGTCTCAAACTGGGTTACCACATGGAGATCAGAAAAGCTCAG GTGAAAGGTTCAGAGGACACCTACTGGCTGGTGGGGAGAGACGACTTCAATAAACCTCTACCCATCCCTCCAGACCTCATGGGCGG GGCCAGCAACCATGGTATCAGCCTTGATGAAATCCCAGTTGAAAGAAGACAGAAGTTTCTGGACAGacagaagaaaatgaagaaatag
- the LOC129168229 gene encoding retinal guanylyl cyclase 2-like isoform X1 — protein sequence MMLPRWFLGVCLWLLSIAEVWTATFKLALIGPWSCDPMFSRAMPTAAANLALSRLRSDSSLSRGYWYDVKLLDEDCSTSKALSELGDMEGYGHAYIGPFNPMLCHAASLLAQHWEVGLASPGCLDADWPNLPPITPPSRVLFSVLRFFHWAHVGVISAPVDIWRSTGQEVASALRALGLPIGPVVAMETKNRDGAQHALEAIRQADKVKVVILCMSSVLVGGEDQRKLLLAALDMGMVSDGYVFIPYDALLYTLPYQDMVFPQLTNSTQLRHAYSSVLTVTMASDQNFYQAFRQAQMNREIRSAVAATEVSPLFGTIFNMVYFVAKAVEERRQAGGGRWVTGDQLVQSDGGFDYQGFNQVLHGGRDGSGLQATYVVLDSDGARLVPTHTLAPTHTDGSISHVRQLSRSFVFPGGKPPSAASCWFNPDEACGDTDTVMAAFVFIFICLLIGVFFWIRKRRMAETMTKLILTLDDIVFIDTQVSRKKLNDESIMRSLLEIKTPFRSIARSYILTTPESSNIGILEGDWVWLKKIPGGRTIAAVNQNTRKLFSNLREMRHENLNLYLGMFVDSGIFALVVEHCPRGSLADLLADSEMRLDWMFKSSLLMDLIKGMKHLHLRGLSHGRLKSTNCLVDGRFVLKISDYGLHMILHSERLKLPEDSQDLLWTAPELLRCPVRGGSKAGDVYSFSIIIQEVISRTPPYAMMDMPAEEILERLMQPPPLCRPIVSVDEAPAECLNLMNECWNEDHAKRPSFDDIFKQFRGINRGKRANIIDSMLRMLEQYSSNLEDLIRERTDELEVERNKTEKLIGQLLPKSVAQALKKGKPVRPEHYADCTLYFSDIVGFTTISALSEPIEVVDLLNDLYTMFDAIIASHDVYKVETIGDAYMVASGVPNRNGNRHAAEVSNMSLDILHSIGAFKIKHMPEIKVKIRIGLHSGPVVAGVVGLTMPRYCLFGDTVTTASLMESSGLPYRIHISLSTVKVLTSLKLGYHMEIRKAQVKGSEDTYWLVGRDDFNKPLPIPPDLMGGASNHGISLDEIPVERRQKFLDRQKKMKK from the exons ATGATGCTGCCCAGGTGGTTTCTGGGGGTGTGTTTGTGGTTGCTAAGTATTGCAGAGGTTTGGACTGCTACCTTCAAGTTGGCTCTGATTGGTCCCTGGTCCTGTGATCCGATGTTCTCCAGGGCAATGCCAACGGCAGCAGCTAACTTGGCACTGTCAAGGTTACGGAGTGACAGCAGTCTGAGCAGAGGCTATTGGTATGATGTCAAACTGCTGGATGAGGACTGTTCCACTTCCAAAG CTTTGTCAGAACTTGGTGACATGGAAGGTTACGGCCACGCCTACATTGGACCCTTTAATCCCATGCTTTGTCATGCTGCCTCTTTATTGGCTCAACACTGGGAGGTGGGGCTTGCATCGCCCGGCTGCCTGGATGCTGACTGGCCAAACCTCCCGCCTATCACGCCACCAAGCAGAGTTCTGTTCAGTGTTCTCAGGTTCTTTCACTGGGCACATGTTGGCGTCATTTCAG CTCCGGTCGACATTTGGAGGAGCACCGGACAAGAAGTGGCCTCTGCTCTCAGGGCGCTTGGCTTACCCATTGGTCCggttgttgccatggaaaccaaGAACAGAGACGGAGCTCAGCATGCACTTGAAGCAATCAGACAGGCAgacaaggtcaaag tggtgATATTGTGCATGAGCTCTGTTCTTGTTGGTGGGGAGGATCAGAGAAAGCTCCTTTTGGCTGCACTGGACATGGGGATGGTCTCAGATGGTTACGTCTTCATTCCATACGACGCCCTCCTCTATACTCTGCCCTACCAG GACATGGTGTTCCCCCAACTGACCAATAGCACGCAACTTCGTCATGCCTACAGTTCCGTTCTGACCGTCACCATGGCATCTGATCAGAATTTCTACCAAGCTTTTCGTCAGGCTCAAATGAACCGAGAGATCAGATCTGCGGTGGCAGCaacagag GTGTCTCCACTCTTTGGGACCATCTTCAACATGGTTTACTTCGTTGCTAAGGCTGTAGAGGAGCGTCGTCAGGCAGGCGGGGGACGTTGGGTGACAGGTGACCAATTGGTCCAATCAGATGGAGGCTTTGACTACCAGGGTTTTAATCAG GTGTTGCATGGCGGTAGAGACGGCAGTGGTTTGCAGGCCACATACGTGGTGTTGGACAGTGATGGGGCTCGACTCGTGCCGACACACACGCTCGCTCCAACACATACTGACGGATCTATTAGCCACGTGAGACAGCTGAGTCGCTCCTTCGTCTTCCCGGGAGGAAAACCCCCGAGTGCCGCTTCCTGTTGGTTCAACCCTGATGAGGCTTGTGGAG ACACAGATACTGTGATGGCCGCCTTTGTCTTCATATTCATCTGCCTTCTGATTGGAGTTTTCTTTTGGATCAG GAAGCGCAGGATGGCGGAGACCATGACAAAACTCATTCTGACGTTGGATGACATCGTCTTCATCGACACTCAAGTCAGCAGGAAG AAGCTGAACGACGAGTCAATCATGAGGAGTCTTCTTGAAATTAAAACTCCATTCCGCTCGATTGCCAGAAGCTATATATTGACAACACCCGAGAGCTCAAATATTGGAATACTGGAG GGTGACTGGGTTTGGCTGAAGAAGATCCCAGGAGGAAGGACAATTGCAGCCGTCAATCAAAACACACGGAAACTCTTCAGCAAC TTAAGAGAAATGCGACATGAAAATTTGAACCTCTACTTGGGAATGTTTGTGGACTCGGGGATCTTTGCTCTCGTGGTTGAACACTGCCCTCGTGGCAGCCTGGCAGACCTTTTAGCTGATAGCGAGATGAGGTTGGACTGGATGTTCAAGTCGTCTCTATTGATGGACCTCATCAAG GGGATGAAGCATCTCCATCTACGGGGTTTAAGTCATGGTCGACTGAAGTCCACAAACTGTCTGGTTGATGGACGCTTTGTTCTGAAGATCAGTGATTATGGACTTCACATGATCCTTCACTCAGAGAGACTCAAACTTCCTGAGGACTCGCAAG ACCTGCTGTGGACTGCTCCTGAGCTTTTGAGGTGTCCAGTCAGAGGAGGGTCGAAGGCTGGGGATGTGTACAGTTTCTCCATCATCATACAGGAAGTGATATCACGAACGCCACCCTATGCTATGATGGACATGCCTGCTGAGG AAATCTTGGAGAGGCTGATGCAGCCACCTCCCCTTTGCCGACCGATTGTTTCGGTGGATGAAGCTCCAGCCGAATGTCTCAATCTGATGAATGAATGTTGGAATGAAGATCATGCCAAGAGGCCGAGCTTCGACGACATTTTCAAACAG TTTCGAGGCATCAACAGAGGGAAGAGAGCAAACATTATTGACTCCATGTTACGAATGTTGGAGCAATATAGTTCGAACCTGGAAGATCTCATCCGTGAAAGAACTGATGAACTTGAGGTGGAGAGAAACAAGACAGAGAAGCTCATAGGACAACTGCTTCCAAA GTCCGTGGCTCAGGCTCTTAAGAAAGGGAAGCCAGTTCGACCGGAACATTACGCCGATTGCACTCTTTACTTCAGCGACATTGTTGGATTCACAACCATCTCTGCTCTCAGTGAACCCATTGAG GTCGTGGACCTGCTGAATGACCTTTACACCATGTTTGATGCCATCATTGCTTCTCATGATGTCTACAAG GTCGAAACAATTGGTGATGCTTACATGGTGGCGTCCGGCGTTCCCAACAGGAATGGAAATCGGCATGCAGCTGAAGTGTCCAACATGTCGCTGGATATCCTGCACTCCATTGGAGCGTTCAAGATCAAACACATGCCGGAAATTAAAGTGAAGATACGAATAGGACTTCACtctg GTCCAGTTGTGGCAGGTGTGGTGGGTCTCACGATGCCCAGGTACTGTCTGTTTGGAGACACTGTGACCACAGCTTCTCTTATGGAATCCAGCGGACTTC CCTACAGAATCCACATCAGTCTGAGTACAGTGAAGGTTCTGACGAGTCTCAAACTGGGTTACCACATGGAGATCAGAAAAGCTCAG GTGAAAGGTTCAGAGGACACCTACTGGCTGGTGGGGAGAGACGACTTCAATAAACCTCTACCCATCCCTCCAGACCTCATGGGCGG GGCCAGCAACCATGGTATCAGCCTTGATGAAATCCCAGTTGAAAGAAGACAGAAGTTTCTGGACAGacagaagaaaatgaagaaatag